The following is a genomic window from Armatimonadota bacterium.
GATCTCGTCGTCCGCTTGCAGCGCCGCGAACTTATACGCGATCTCGAAGCCCGCCGTGGCGTTCGTCACAAAGCAGGCGTAACTCACGCCGAGATAGCCCGCAGCCCAGGACTCGAGTGCCTTGACGCGATCGCCGAGGGTGAGCTTGCCGACCGGTTTGCCCGCCGCAAAGAGATCCTCGAGCGCCGCGCGGACGCGCTCGAGACGTTCGGAGTAGGCTGCATCATCTTCGGCCTGCGGCTGCACGAAGAAACGGATGATGCGGACGAGGTCGTCCGCATTGAGGTCCTCCCCTACCGCGGCCCAGGGCACCTTGGTTTCGCCGGTGTCGTAGCGGAAATCGGATGTTGGCTTGTCCTTCTTCTTCATCGCGCATCCTCTTACCTGAAGCGATGACCGATTGCGGCCAGTGCAGTGACACGGCGCGCGTCGGCTCAGCGAATCCTGAGCGAGTCAAGGGCGGCGCGGAACACCGGCTCATTCTCGTGCCACTGCTGCGCCGGACTGCTAAACGTCACCGTGCACACGCTGGTAGCCTGCTTGACGAAGACCGCGATAGTCCGCTTGTCGTTCGACTCCTCGACCAACTCAATCGCGTCGAGATCGCTTATCTTCGTGAGCGTTCGAGAGACGAGCTTCCAGCCGAAGGCCTCACGAGTATCCTCTCCCGCTTGCGCGCCGAAGAACTTCTCGGCAGCGTCGCCGAGCATCTCGCCGCCCGCGGCCATCTTCTTCGCTTCGACCAGGTAGTTGGTGTCAACCCATGCCTCGAGGTCCTTGCCTTCGGCGAGGTAGATCACCGTCCAGCCGCGGATGTCCACGTTGTCGCTATGGGAATAGCTCGCGTAGCCGCCCTCGACTCGACCCTCGACAGCCCACCCCGCCGGAAGCCGCATCGAGACGGTGACGTCACCGGCCTGGCTCTTGACGGTGAGCTTAGCGCCGCCCCCGCCGCAGCCAGCGATGCCGAGCGCTGCCGCGGCGACGAGCAAGGAGCCGGCCATCATGCTGCGCATCGTCGTCTGTCTCCGGATGTGTCGCGCGCCACCGCGACCTGATATTGGCGGGCCTATCTCTTCGGCACGACGCACCCCGCGCCGAGGATCTGGCGGGGCTTGCCGCCGGCGATCTTCAACTCGAAGACGGTAGCGAGCGGGTCGGGCGCCTGTTTGGGCAAGCCGTGAAGCACGAGGCGGTCGCGGACCTGGGTGAACTTGACCTGCCGCCCGCCGTACAGCCGCGCGCCGACGACCTTGTTTGCCAACCCGCCGATCGCCAGCTCCTCGCCCGGCCAGCGGTTGCAGTGGAAGTAAAGGCTCTTCCCCTTGCAGGTAAACGCACCGGTGACGAGCCATTCCTGCTGCATCGGATCGGTGGCCTGATAGACCGTCGGCCCATACTTCTTCATCCACGCGCCGACCTTGCGCAGCTCGCGCGCGCACACCGGCGGGACGGCGCCGGTCGGGGTCGGCCCAATGTTGAGCAGCAGGTTGCCGCCGCCGGCCGCGACCTGGCGCAGCATGCGCACGATGTCCCACGCGTTCTTCCAGTCCTTGTCTATCGGCGTGTAGCCCCAGCTCTCGTTGAAGGTCATGCATGCTTCCCACATGCGACCGCCTTCTTCGGGCCTGATGTGCTGCTCGGGCGTGCCGAAGTCCTCGGGGAGCTGGGAGCGGTTGTTGATGATGATGTCCGGCTGGAGCCGGCGCACCATCGCGTTCATCTTCGCGGACTCCCACTGTTCGACATTGAGCGGCCAGGACACGTCGTACCACATGATGTCGAGCTTGCCGTAGTTGGTGCACAGCTCGCGCACCTGGCCGTGGATGTAGTCAACGAATCGGCGCCGGGCCTTTTCGTCCTTGAGGCAGCGCACGCCGTCGGGATGGTGCCAATCCATCATGGAGTAGTAGAACCCTACGCGCAGGCCTTCGGCGCGCGCCGCCGCGACGTACTCGGCGACGAGATCGCGCCCGGGGCCGCGCTGTGCGGCCGTGTAGTCGGTGAGCGCGGAGTCGAACAGGCAGAATCCCTCGTGGTGCTTGGTCGTCATCACCATGTAGCGCATGCCGGCGGCGCGGGCGAGCTTGGCCCACGTGCGCGCCGGCCACGGGCCGGGCTTCCACGTGTCCGCCAGCTTCTCGTAGTCCTTGACAGGGATGCGCTCGCGGTTCATCACCCACTCATGTCGCCCGAGTTGGGCGTAGAGCCCCCAGTGGATGAACATGCCGAACCGCGCTTCGCGGAACCACTCCAGCCTGCGAATCCGGTCCTTCTCCTTCGCGGTCAGCTTCCTCGACGTCTTCTTTGCCATCGAAACCTCCTCATCGTCGTGCTGTGGCTCAAGAGATATGCTCGTTCCGAACGGGATGGGCGGATCCCGCGGGTCCGCCGGCTCGCCCGCGTGGACCCGTTAACGCCGCGTGGCCCGCACCGCGTACACGTCCTCTTCGCATGAGACGTACACCGTGCCGTCCGCGGCGACGGTGACGCAGGTGATGTCGTCGGGGACTTCCGCGACGCGCGCTGCCTTCGCGGTCGCGAGGTCGAGTGCGACCAGGGAGTGCTCGCGACCATAGTACAGCCAACCATCACCCGGCGCAGCCATTGAACGGCTCGTAACATTCCGCAAATCGCCGGCCGGGCCTCTCACGAATCGCCGCTCGGCGATATCGAACAGGCGCAGCTTGCCGTCAACCAGCATGGCGACGCGCTCGGTCGTGCCGTCGTACACGATCGCCCGCACGCCATGCGCCCGGCCGAACGTCCGCCGATAGACGATCTGCTTGGTCGCGAGATCCATGACGCCGAATCGCGGCGACTCGTCGGGCTTTCTCGGCAACCCGTTCGCGCCGAGCGAAGTGCCGACGTAGGCGAAGCGTCCGTCCACCGCGAGGCCCTCGACGGCCTGCTCGCCGAGCGGGTTCTCGACGATCTCGGTGTCGCCGGTCGCGGGGTCGGTGATCGCCACAGCCCCGCCGTACACGCTGTATCGCGCCATCCAGCCGGAATAGAGCTTGCCGTCGGGGCCGGTGATGATGCCGCCGGTGGGACGGATGTACGCCGGCCCGACGCGCGCGAGCGGCTTCGGGTTATTGTGATTCCACTGATCCCACGGCTCGTCCGGGTCGTATTCCGTGATGTCGCCGCCGGCGTAGGAAGCGGCATAGACCTTGCCATTGGCGAAGGTCGCGTCATATACCTCGCCGCCGGCGTCGCAGACCGTGCCCGTGTTGACAACTTTCCGCGTGCGCGTGTCCATCCAGAATAACGTCTGCCCAAAGTGGGGACCGCCCCACAGCCGGCCAGGGTCATCGGCCCTGAGGAACAAGGTCGGGCGCGCCCCGGACTCGACCGGAATCGGTTTCAAGCGCAGCTCCGTGTCGCCCGGCTTGATGACGAAGTAATCCTGGCCGCGCACGCCGAGCACGGAACCGTCCCGCGCGCCCGCGAGCAGGCGCCCGCCGCGGAGGTCGAGGTCGGCGACTCGGGTCAGCTCCTCGTCGCTTTTGGCATGTCGGTAGACCGCGTTCCCCTGGCGCAGGAAGAGCACGTCATTGGTCGTCATGTAGGTGTCCACCGACCAGCCACCCCTATCAGCAGGGGGTGTGGGAAATGGCGGTGGATCCACGACCTCGAAGTCCTTGCCGCGGAACGCGCGCGAACCGGCGAGGAAGTAGCCGTTCCAGGTGACGCCAACGCCGACGCCCTGGAGCCTCGCGGGCGGCGGCTCGA
Proteins encoded in this region:
- a CDS encoding alpha-L-fucosidase yields the protein MAKKTSRKLTAKEKDRIRRLEWFREARFGMFIHWGLYAQLGRHEWVMNRERIPVKDYEKLADTWKPGPWPARTWAKLARAAGMRYMVMTTKHHEGFCLFDSALTDYTAAQRGPGRDLVAEYVAAARAEGLRVGFYYSMMDWHHPDGVRCLKDEKARRRFVDYIHGQVRELCTNYGKLDIMWYDVSWPLNVEQWESAKMNAMVRRLQPDIIINNRSQLPEDFGTPEQHIRPEEGGRMWEACMTFNESWGYTPIDKDWKNAWDIVRMLRQVAAGGGNLLLNIGPTPTGAVPPVCARELRKVGAWMKKYGPTVYQATDPMQQEWLVTGAFTCKGKSLYFHCNRWPGEELAIGGLANKVVGARLYGGRQVKFTQVRDRLVLHGLPKQAPDPLATVFELKIAGGKPRQILGAGCVVPKR